One part of the Sorangiineae bacterium MSr11954 genome encodes these proteins:
- a CDS encoding DUF2089 domain-containing protein codes for MAESHFLKVSRPAPTTCPVCSSPLRISRLDCESCKTAIEGNFDGGRLGRLSREQRAFVEVFLECRGKIKDTEQRLGISYPTVVSRLDHVVQAMGAPHDVEALPAAARIDAILAALSRGEITPAEAAVQLKAMRERT; via the coding sequence ATGGCTGAGAGCCATTTTCTCAAGGTGAGCCGACCTGCTCCTACCACCTGTCCCGTATGCTCCTCGCCGCTGCGGATCAGCCGGCTCGACTGCGAATCGTGCAAGACGGCCATCGAGGGCAACTTCGACGGCGGGCGTCTGGGCCGTCTGAGTCGGGAGCAGCGTGCGTTCGTGGAGGTGTTCCTCGAGTGCCGGGGGAAGATCAAAGATACGGAGCAGCGCTTGGGGATCTCGTACCCAACGGTGGTCTCGCGGCTCGATCACGTGGTGCAGGCGATGGGCGCGCCACACGACGTCGAGGCTCTCCCCGCGGCCGCCCGCATCGACGCGATCCTCGCGGCGCTCTCGCGCGGTGAGATCACGCCGGCCGAGGCCGCGGTGCAGTTGAAGGCCATGCGAGAGCGCACCTGA
- a CDS encoding polysaccharide deacetylase family protein, whose translation MPPFRLLLYAASLSAVVLAVRAMFIAPPPIWVAVGAVVLYMALILLGVFVLKWRVFVDAVIEGPRHARGVALTFDDGPDPVWTPRALDALDRAGAVATFFVIGKKAEKHPELVREIVARGHTIGLHSYAHDRLFSLRGERRVRDDLTRAIHVLTAITGEAPDLFRPPIGHTNPIIARVAEALDLTVIGWSISGRDGVGRARAPDVVRRIRRGLRDGAIVLLHDAAERGDHEPAGVKALPDVLAALADAQLPVVALQEFVPSS comes from the coding sequence ATGCCTCCGTTTCGGCTTCTTCTCTACGCCGCCAGCCTGTCCGCCGTGGTGCTCGCCGTGCGGGCCATGTTCATCGCGCCGCCGCCCATTTGGGTCGCGGTGGGCGCGGTGGTGCTTTACATGGCGTTGATTCTGCTCGGCGTCTTCGTTTTGAAATGGCGCGTCTTCGTGGACGCCGTCATCGAAGGGCCGCGCCATGCGCGCGGGGTCGCGCTCACCTTCGACGACGGCCCCGATCCCGTCTGGACGCCGCGCGCCCTGGACGCCCTCGACCGCGCCGGCGCGGTGGCGACCTTCTTCGTCATCGGCAAAAAAGCGGAGAAGCACCCCGAGCTCGTGCGCGAAATCGTCGCGCGCGGGCACACCATCGGGCTCCACTCGTACGCGCACGACCGCCTCTTTTCCCTGCGCGGCGAGCGCCGGGTGCGCGACGATCTCACGCGCGCGATCCACGTGCTCACCGCGATCACGGGGGAGGCCCCGGACCTGTTTCGCCCGCCCATTGGCCATACGAACCCCATCATCGCGCGCGTCGCCGAGGCGCTGGATTTGACCGTCATCGGATGGAGCATCAGCGGGCGCGACGGCGTGGGCCGCGCGCGCGCGCCCGACGTGGTGCGTCGGATCCGGCGCGGTTTGCGCGACGGCGCCATCGTGCTCCTTCACGACGCGGCCGAGCGCGGCGATCACGAGCCGGCCGGCGTGAAGGCGCTCCCGGACGTGCTGGCGGCGTTGGCCGACGCCCAGCTCCCCGTGGTCGCGCTGCAGGAGTTCGTTCCGAGCTCGTAG
- a CDS encoding FeoA domain-containing protein: MSASSPLFLGETQVGQTVRVLALELEPDFVEWLRAVGIHEGERVTVLRRALFGGPIHVRTGSGGEFALNRQLARSIRVAHLEPEVRA, encoded by the coding sequence ATGAGCGCATCGTCTCCTCTTTTCCTCGGTGAAACCCAAGTGGGCCAGACCGTGCGCGTCCTCGCGCTCGAGCTCGAGCCCGACTTCGTGGAGTGGCTCCGGGCCGTGGGCATTCACGAGGGCGAGCGGGTCACCGTCTTGCGCCGCGCCCTGTTTGGCGGCCCCATTCATGTACGTACAGGGAGCGGCGGCGAGTTTGCGCTCAACCGCCAACTGGCGCGCTCCATTCGCGTCGCCCACCTCGAGCCGGAGGTCCGCGCGTGA
- a CDS encoding ferrous iron transporter B, producing MSAPPSPEPSFDEKTMAREEPSSRAPKLSRPEHDASCHGPQGRDEVREARGKPLVALVGRPNSGKSSLYNAVTGARAHVGNFPGITVDILEADLTLPGGIDVSMADLPGFYTLESVIDPATDEGIARRVLDRALEEERRLLVVQVIDATQLALGLRLTRELAARPFRLLVVVSQCDILEGQGRALDKAALSDSIGAPVLAVSARDPQTSAKVREAAARALEANDPLREKPAWEPDALARKVVSDVASASAAARRRRELTARADRWLLHPLLGPVLFLGLMALVFAAVFLVADPTTNALDAGIGALGSRVSKLLGGGLLGSFVSDGLLGGAGTVLAFMPQIVILTVAMELLEASGYLARGAFLVDRLLRLLGLSGRSFVPLLMGHACAVPAISATRIVRDPRERLTTILVLPLMTCSARIPTYALVLTTFFPAGNALFKACIFVGLYFAGILSGLVASLVLRRTATRGRTLPLVLEMPAYRAPQPRVIARQSMSAALRFLREIGTSILAASAILWVLLTIPAPGASSRIEPQDAATSAASSASASSSTSTEPARTLVLERSVGAMVGRALEPLTSPVGFDWRINAGLIGSFGARELMVSTMGIIYGIEDVSDDPAPLSTRMRTTKKLDGSPAYTVRTGLALLAFFLFACQCMSTVAAIRRETKSIRWPAFVLAYTYAIAYAAALIVYQVSGFLGVG from the coding sequence GTGAGCGCTCCCCCGTCCCCCGAACCTTCGTTCGACGAGAAGACCATGGCCCGCGAGGAGCCTTCGTCGCGCGCGCCGAAGCTCTCTCGGCCCGAGCACGACGCGAGCTGCCACGGCCCCCAGGGCCGGGACGAGGTGCGCGAGGCCCGCGGCAAACCCCTGGTCGCGCTGGTGGGACGGCCCAACTCGGGCAAGTCGTCGCTCTACAACGCGGTGACCGGCGCGCGCGCGCACGTCGGAAATTTCCCTGGCATCACCGTCGACATCCTCGAGGCGGATCTCACGTTGCCCGGCGGCATCGACGTCTCGATGGCGGACCTGCCGGGCTTCTACACCTTGGAGTCGGTCATCGATCCCGCCACCGACGAGGGGATCGCGCGCCGGGTTCTGGATCGCGCGCTCGAGGAAGAGCGCCGCCTGCTGGTCGTTCAAGTCATCGACGCCACGCAGCTCGCGTTGGGCTTGCGCCTGACGCGCGAGCTCGCGGCGCGTCCCTTTCGCCTCTTGGTGGTCGTCTCGCAGTGCGACATCCTCGAAGGGCAAGGGCGCGCGCTCGACAAGGCTGCCCTTTCGGACTCCATTGGCGCACCGGTCCTCGCCGTCAGCGCGCGCGATCCGCAGACCTCGGCCAAGGTGCGCGAGGCGGCCGCCCGCGCGCTGGAGGCGAACGATCCCCTTCGCGAGAAGCCGGCCTGGGAGCCCGACGCCCTCGCCCGCAAGGTCGTCTCCGACGTGGCATCCGCCAGCGCCGCCGCCCGCCGGCGCCGCGAGCTCACGGCCCGCGCCGATCGGTGGCTCTTGCACCCGCTCTTGGGGCCCGTGCTCTTCCTCGGGCTGATGGCGCTGGTCTTCGCCGCGGTGTTTCTGGTGGCCGATCCCACGACCAACGCGCTCGACGCGGGCATTGGCGCGCTGGGCTCCCGCGTCTCGAAGCTGCTCGGCGGCGGGCTCCTCGGCTCGTTCGTGAGCGACGGTCTCCTCGGCGGCGCGGGGACGGTGCTGGCGTTCATGCCCCAGATCGTCATCTTGACGGTGGCGATGGAGCTGCTCGAGGCGAGCGGTTATCTGGCGCGCGGCGCGTTCTTGGTCGATCGGCTCTTGCGGCTGCTCGGCTTGAGCGGTCGCTCCTTCGTGCCGCTCCTCATGGGGCACGCGTGCGCCGTGCCGGCCATCTCGGCCACGCGCATCGTCCGCGATCCGCGCGAGCGGCTCACGACCATCCTCGTGCTCCCGCTCATGACGTGCTCGGCGCGCATTCCGACCTACGCGCTGGTCCTGACCACGTTCTTCCCGGCCGGCAACGCGCTCTTCAAAGCGTGCATTTTCGTGGGCCTCTACTTCGCCGGCATCCTCTCGGGGCTGGTGGCGTCGTTGGTGCTCCGGCGCACGGCGACCCGCGGCCGCACGTTGCCGCTGGTGCTGGAGATGCCCGCGTACCGCGCGCCGCAGCCGCGCGTGATCGCGCGCCAATCCATGAGCGCTGCGCTGCGTTTTCTTCGCGAGATTGGCACCAGCATTCTGGCCGCCTCCGCGATCTTGTGGGTCCTTTTGACGATCCCCGCGCCCGGCGCATCCTCGCGCATCGAGCCGCAAGACGCCGCGACATCGGCTGCGTCCTCCGCGTCGGCCTCGTCCTCCACCTCCACCGAGCCTGCGCGGACATTGGTGCTCGAGCGAAGCGTGGGCGCCATGGTGGGCCGGGCGCTCGAGCCGCTCACATCGCCGGTCGGCTTCGATTGGCGCATCAACGCGGGGCTCATTGGCTCGTTTGGCGCGCGGGAGCTCATGGTGAGCACCATGGGCATCATCTACGGGATCGAGGACGTGAGCGACGATCCCGCACCCTTGTCGACGCGCATGCGCACGACGAAGAAGCTCGACGGGAGCCCCGCGTACACCGTGCGCACCGGGCTGGCGCTCCTCGCGTTCTTCCTCTTTGCTTGCCAATGCATGAGCACAGTCGCGGCCATCCGCCGCGAGACGAAGAGCATCCGCTGGCCGGCGTTCGTTTTGGCTTACACGTATGCGATCGCCTACGCGGCCGCGCTGATCGTGTACCAGGTCAGCGGCTTTTTGGGCGTGGGGTAG
- a CDS encoding HAD hydrolase family protein, with translation MSSSPKLLAVDLDGTLLDAHGNPHPRDAEALRALVEQGTHVSIVTGRLYSGTRASVLSLGLSGPIGCVDGSHLVSAATHTTLMHHAIQGDHAQMLRAIFARTSPATFVFARDAIVYDETGDPFLGYVATWSSDVQKSTRIVEHAVWAEREGLTAVVAIGSAEQISTAASSIQEELRDIAQVAMFPIRRILGSWGLIVRAVGGNKGSALEWIAEHHGIPLSDTVCIGDWLNDVPMFEKAGRSFAMGQAPDEVKAAATDILHETSEDGGGVARVVEEVFGVRV, from the coding sequence GTGAGCTCCTCCCCCAAGCTGCTCGCCGTCGACCTCGACGGCACCTTGCTCGACGCGCACGGCAACCCGCATCCGCGTGATGCCGAGGCATTGCGCGCGCTCGTCGAGCAAGGAACCCATGTGAGCATCGTCACCGGGCGGCTCTACTCGGGAACACGCGCCAGCGTGCTCAGCTTGGGTCTCTCCGGGCCGATTGGCTGCGTCGATGGCAGCCACCTCGTGAGCGCGGCGACGCACACGACACTGATGCATCACGCCATTCAAGGCGATCACGCGCAGATGCTTCGAGCCATCTTCGCGCGCACCTCGCCGGCGACCTTCGTGTTTGCGCGCGACGCCATCGTCTACGACGAAACGGGCGATCCGTTCCTCGGCTATGTGGCGACCTGGTCGAGCGACGTGCAGAAGTCCACGCGCATCGTCGAGCACGCCGTCTGGGCCGAGCGCGAGGGCTTGACCGCGGTGGTCGCGATCGGCAGCGCCGAACAGATTTCCACCGCCGCCTCGAGCATCCAAGAGGAGCTGCGCGACATCGCGCAGGTGGCGATGTTTCCCATCCGGCGCATCCTCGGCTCGTGGGGTCTCATCGTCCGCGCCGTGGGCGGCAACAAGGGCTCTGCGCTCGAGTGGATCGCCGAGCATCACGGCATCCCGCTCTCGGACACGGTTTGCATTGGCGATTGGCTGAACGACGTGCCCATGTTCGAAAAGGCGGGCCGATCGTTTGCGATGGGCCAAGCTCCGGACGAGGTCAAAGCGGCCGCGACGGACATATTGCACGAGACGAGCGAGGACGGCGGCGGCGTGGCCCGCGTCGTCGAAGAAGTATTCGGCGTTCGCGTTTGA
- the rpmA gene encoding 50S ribosomal protein L27: MAHKKGAGSTRNGRDSNSQRRGTKVYGGEKVTAGSILVRQVGTSIAAGKNVGVGKDYTLFSLVDGVVKYEFRTNTQRKVSVYPVAAAAAVNEE; this comes from the coding sequence ATGGCACACAAAAAAGGCGCAGGCAGCACGCGCAACGGGCGCGACTCCAACTCGCAGCGCCGCGGCACGAAGGTCTACGGTGGCGAGAAGGTCACCGCGGGCAGCATCCTCGTTCGTCAGGTCGGCACGAGCATCGCAGCCGGCAAGAACGTCGGCGTTGGCAAGGACTACACGCTCTTCTCCCTCGTGGACGGCGTGGTGAAGTACGAGTTCCGCACCAACACGCAGCGCAAGGTGTCGGTCTATCCGGTCGCCGCCGCGGCTGCTGTCAACGAGGAGTGA